Below is a window of Nocardia asteroides DNA.
CGGCTACGGCGAGATCGGCCGGTTCGCCTACAGCAACAACGAACTCGACTACGCGGTCATCGAATTCACCCCGGGCCGGATCACCCCGGTCAACCGGATCGGCAACGTCACCATCACCGGCGTCGGCGGGCCCGCCCAGTTCCCGACGATCGTCTGCAAGGAAGGCCGGACCACCGGCAACACCTGCGGCATCACCTGGGGCGACGTCTTCCAGACCAATACCGAGACCTGGTCGCAGATGTGCGTGGTCGAAGGCGATTCCGGCGCACCGGTCGTCGTCGGCTCGACCCTGGTCGGCATGGTGAACGCCTACCTGGCCGTCGCCTGCTTCGGCCCCGAGGTCGGCACCAACATGAGCGCGATCATGAACGACGTCAACGGCCGCGGCGGCGTGGGCGCGGGCTTCCACCCGGTGTAGGACACCGGATACCGAACGGGCCGGGTGGGCAGCCACCCGGCCCGTTCATTTCGATACGACCGGGGCGAGCGCGGGACCGTCGGAGCCGGCGCAATGCGGCAGGCAGTCGACCCGCTCGGGTTCCGGCTTCCGGCGCGGCACCCGCAGCAGCACACCCGCGATCACCGCGCCGACCAGCAGCAATCCCGCACACCAGCGCATCGCGGTGTCGAAGCCTGCGGCGAAGGCGACCGGGTCGTCGAAGGCGCCGGA
It encodes the following:
- a CDS encoding chymotrypsin family serine protease — protein: MFTTLAKVANAAFAVAFGAALLGTGAGASQAQPGPPVIGGGSGIVIDNMFECTVTTVGHDGAGRLVGLTAGHCGDAGASVTAEVDRGYGEIGRFAYSNNELDYAVIEFTPGRITPVNRIGNVTITGVGGPAQFPTIVCKEGRTTGNTCGITWGDVFQTNTETWSQMCVVEGDSGAPVVVGSTLVGMVNAYLAVACFGPEVGTNMSAIMNDVNGRGGVGAGFHPV